TAATGGCGTAGCCGGCGATACGCTGGCCGTCTCGGTACGCGCGATGATCGCGACAACAAGTAAACTCTCCGATGAAATGGGCTACAACGTTACCAAAGCCATTTACACGAATCTCGACAAGATGGCCGCGGCCCACGCGGTCGGCAAGATGATTACCAAAGACGCCGCGCAGGACGGCATGTCGATTCCGATGAACGCCGGGGCGGAAAAATTCTTTAAGGAGAAATAATTGCAACGCTTACTCATCAAGCGACCGTTCTACCTATTGGCATTGTTGAGCTTTGCTTTGGTGGTGACGATCGCTTGGTGGTCGATGCGGCCGGCGATTTTTCTGACGGCGGGCGACGAATGGCATGACTTGGGTCATGCGTACAGCGGACGCTCCGTCGTTATTCATTATCGGCATTCGGTCCAGCAGACCCACGTCTGGGAATATTTGACGGTAAATGATACCGCGGACGGTTTTATTTTGCGGGCAACCAAGTACAAATCCTACGACGTGGGTTTGCCTTTTTTGCCGAGTGAAGGTAATTTTCGAAGCGACGGCGAGTATTTTTATTTGGATGATATTAACCGGGTTCTGCCCCGCCCGCTGACGTTACGGACGGGTTTGGGGACGGAACTTACCGTTACGTTGCAAACGACGTACGCGCTGTATCAACGACATGCGCCGGGCACATTGGTGACATTGTCCGTCACCCCGCGCTGGCGCAGCTACTATGAGCATTTCAACCATTGGTTAGGAGGTGAGAGAAATGGCAGAAGAACGTAAGGTTCGTTCAAAACAAGATGACGCCGTGTCGCAAGAGGCGGTCATGGCGCTGGAAAAAGAAAATCGCGTGGCGCAATATCGCGGTCACATCGCAAAACTCATTTCTTTCATCGCGATCTGTTTTTCTCTGTTTCAATTATATACAGGTATTTTCGGTGTACTTGACGCGCAATTACAACGCGCGGTGCATTTAGGTTTCGGATTGGTGCTGGTGTTTCTCTTATATCCGACGCGCAAGACCTGGCTGAATCGCGCGAGCATTCATCCGCTGGACGCGTTTTTAGCGCTGCTCGCGGCAAGCGGTCCTTTGTACATCATCACGCAGTATCATGATTTAGTATTGCGAGCGGGCAATTTCAATACGCTGG
This genomic stretch from Negativicoccus succinicivorans harbors:
- a CDS encoding DUF1850 domain-containing protein, yielding MQRLLIKRPFYLLALLSFALVVTIAWWSMRPAIFLTAGDEWHDLGHAYSGRSVVIHYRHSVQQTHVWEYLTVNDTADGFILRATKYKSYDVGLPFLPSEGNFRSDGEYFYLDDINRVLPRPLTLRTGLGTELTVTLQTTYALYQRHAPGTLVTLSVTPRWRSYYEHFNHWLGGERNGRRT